TTGTTTGGCGGAACGCTCGTGATATTGATGGCGAAAGGAGACGGTACCTTCCAGGCCCCCAAGGCCTATCAGGCCAGCGACTGGTGCGTTTTCGCAGATTTCAATCATGATGGCAACATCGATATTGCCGCTTCGGGCGGTTCCTGCGTATCTGTGTATCTAGGAAGTGTTAACGGTACATTCACCTATGTTGGAATTTATGAGCTCGGACAAAATGACGGTGGCGGTCATGGCATTGTTACTGCAGCGGCAGATTTCGATGGCGATGGAAATTGGGACCTTGCCTCACCTGCAACAGGTGGCGGCATTGCGTCGGTGCTCTTTGGCAACGGCGATGGGACCTTCCACGTACCAAGTAGCTATGGAGGTGCAGCTCCTATCAATTCGTTGGAATTGGCGGATTTTAACCATGATGGAGTGCCCGACTTTGTCATCACGGCTTCAATGAAAGGAGACCTTGCCGTCATTCTCGGAGATGGTGATGGAACATTTCAAACGGCAACTGGCCATATTCGCGTTCCAACGTTTGGGTACCAGGTCGAAGGCCTCGCAGTAGGAGATGTCGATCAGGATGGCGTGATGGATGTCGTAGGTACATCCCAGAGAAAGGTCATTGTGTTTCACGCCAATGGAAACGGTACCTTGAACGAAAGTTTTTCCTATGATTTTGGTCTCAGCTCTTTTTATCTCAGTCGGCCGGTACTTTGCGACCTGAATGGCGATGGACTGCTGGATATTGCGGTTTCCGATTTTTCAAATAGAACGGTAAGTGTCTGGCTGGGGAATGGAGATGGAACTTTCCAGGACGCCCTCCATTTTCCATCGCAACCCGTCGGAAGTACCATGGTCGGGAGAGTTTTTACGGGATCACTCTCTAAGGGGGATTTTGACGGTGACGGCCATTTGGATTTGGTCGAAGCCTCACACTACGGAATAACAGTTATGTTGGGGAATGGGGATGGATCGTTGAAACCACCGGTGAAGGTCCAGTCCGTGCAGGGTCAGGCGGTCAGGGTAGCGGATTTTAACGAGGACGGCAAGGACGACCTGGCTTTTACGTATCCTCCAGCCCCCGACAGCTTCTTTGGTCCGGGTGCCTTGGCGATCATGCAGTCAATAGGCGACGGAAGGTTCGTTTCCAGAGGCAGCTATGAAACTGCCATGGGCAGGTCGAACCTCCTTGCCGAAGATATTAATTGCGACGGCAAAGCCGACATTGTGTTCTAAAGTAAACACGCTCTGGTATCTTTTCTGTATGGGAATGGAGATGGCTCATTCCAGGCTCCTTTGGATTTTGGAGAGAACGGAGATAGAGGTTATTACATTCTCAACAAAGCCGGCGACATAGACCGCGACGGCGCACCCGATTTATGGCTGGTCGGCGAATCGGGGCGTTCCGTTTTGATATTGATGAATGAGGAGCTTCGCGCAGCCGGGGCTTCTGCTTCTCTGACCGTGCCTCCTGGCGGTATTGCCGCTATTTCAACCATCAGTGATGCCGACTTGCCTCGAGTTGGCTATGCCACAGCAGCTCTGAACTCGGATAGCCCGGCCGTTGGGATCGCGGTGCTCCGCACAAGTCGTGATGATGTGGTGGTTAGTGAAGCTGCGGTCCCGCAATCGCCCCCTACTACCGACGCACTTGTTTTTATCGAATATCGCGTTGGCGTCCCTGCATTGCCGGGTCGCCTCGATTCGGGTATCATCGACATAAACACGGGCCTTGCGGTGGTCAATTGCACCTCGAGCGTAGCCGATGTGACTTACACTTTACGCGATAGCGCCGGGAATGTCCTCGCCATGGGGCATGGAAAAACCGCTGGCAAAGCTCATTTTGCTCTCTTTATAGATCAGATCCACGACTTAGCTCCCGATTTCAATCTTCCATCGGATTTTGCTACTACGACACAGTTTGCTACTCTGGAGATCTCCAGCGATCAACCACTTTCAATCCTGGCACTGCGGCAGACCATTAATCAGAGGGGAGATATTCTCTACACGACCACTCCCATTGCCGATCGCACCCTGGCTCCCGAGAGTGTCCCAATTTACTTCCCGCAGTTTGTCGATGGTGGAGGTTATACTTCGACAATCATGTTGTTCAGTACGTCCAATGAAACCCAGCATGGCACTATTGAGATCCTGGACGACAACGGCCTGCCCCTGCCAACCAAAGAAGCCGGAGGGGAGAACCAGGCGTCCCTAAGGTATGAACTGTCTCCCTATGGCCTGTTGCGGTATCAAACGGATGGATCGGCCGCGACCGTTAAAAGCGGATGGGTGAAACTTGTACCTGATGCCGGCACCACGGCGCCCGTCGGCATTGGAGTGTTCGGTTATAATCCAGCCGGGGTTCTAGTGACTGAATCGGGCGTGCCGGCGAGCGGAGCTGTCACGCATGCTCGCATCCACGTTGATCTTTCAGGTGGGCACGATACTGGCTTGGCTCTTGTTAACCTTGTGACGGAGAGCGCAACCGTCACAGTCGAGGCGTTTCAGAGCGATGGCTCCACTCGAGTCGCGACCAGCAGTGGCACCATCCGCTTGGTCGGCGAAGGACACATGGCGAAATTCGCTGATCAACTCATCCAGAACCTGCCCGAAGGATTCACGGGCGTGCTGGACGTAAATTCATCAGCTCCGTTTGCAGCGCTTACCGTGCGTTCGCTCTATAATCAACGCCACGATTTCCTCTTGACTACTTTCCCGATAGCCCAGCCGTATCAGCGAGGAGTCTCGCAGCTCCTTTTCCCTCAAATTGCTGCTGGAGGCGGCTTCAAAACTCAGTTCATTTGGATCAGTCCTGGAGCAGGCTCGGTCGGGACAATCAGCTTTCACGGCCATGATGGGAAGCCGCTTGCAGTGCTAAAATGAGGGAAAGTGCAATGTGGAAAACGGGGACAACTGCAGTTCCTGCATCCAGACTACTGAGAGTGCATTGCTGCGAAATAGGGTAGTGTCTACGTTTTCCACCACTTCTATTTCGACCTCCGTCTCTGCATCCAGCAGCCGGAGCTGAGGCCCACGGCCACCTGGCCGAATAGTCGGCATCCCGGACCAGTGATCTGGTCACCGCGCTAGGAGCGCACCACGGCGGCACCACGCAGTACGTTTTGCGTTACTACACACGCCACTACACACGGAGGCAGCTTTTTGGCCGCCCATGCCCGTAAGCATTTGATTCTAAAGGAACGGATTTTAGGAAAGGTGGTCGGGGCGACTGGATTCGAACCAGCGACCTTACGGTCCCGAACCAGATTCCTACCTTTTCCAGTCCAGTCTACCCCATCGCGACCCAATAAACATCAGGTTTCATCAGCTTATAATGTGCCTGAAATCGGTCGCGTTTTCATCGGAATTGTCAGAAATTTGTCAGACAACCCGATTACGCTACGCATCCTTCTTGTCCTCAAACTTCGCTGCTTCCTTGCGACGTTCCGCCTCGCGGGCAGCGAGCTTCGCCACGTGGCGACCTACTTTCTCCACGGCATCGATCAGGTCTTCGTCGCTCGTGATGTTGTAGCGTTCGAAGATCGATCTTGACCTGTGCCCGGTGATCAACATGGCGACTTTCTCGCTGATTCCGGCGCGAACGAGGTTCCGTGCAGCAGTGCGTCGAAAATCGTGAAAGATCTTGTCGGAAACCTTTGCTTGCTCACAAGCGCCCTTCCAACTCTTGCGAAACTCTCCAATCTTTCGCCATGAGCCTGGAATCCCCCGTCCGTGCTTCCTGAAGAAAACATACGGACAGATGAAGACCTCACCGGAAGGCATCTTGATCTTACGTTTCTCTGCTCGGCGCTTAATGATCTCCCAGAGTTCACCTTGAAGCGGGATCTTCCTCGGCTTGCCGTTCTTTGAAAAGCGCCCGGGGAGCTTGAGCAGCCGGCCATCTGTGTCGATCATGTCCCAGCGGAGATTGCTGACCTCGCCTTTTCGCCAGCCGCACAGGAAGTCGAAGTGGACGTAATCACGCAGATCTTCGGGCAAGTACTTGTGGACCTCCAGGAACTCGCCGTACTCGAAGAATCCCTGTCGGGCGTTTTGCTCGTCAAGACAGGTGATTCTCGGCGCCTCGCCGATTTTCTTGACCCCAAATGAGAGCGCCTGTCCTAGAATCTGCGTGTAGCGATTGATGGTGGCGGGCTCGTATGGCTTGCACTGTTCCCCGCACTTGTGAAGCTCTCGTTCTTCTGGGGACAGCCGGCGCAGTCTGCTACAGGTCTTTTGGAGGGCTGCAATCCATTTGTCGATAGCCGTATCGGTCAGGCTTTTTGCCCTCAGCGTCCCGAGGCTCTCGCGGATCACCTTGAAATGCGAGGCGACTTGCGGGCGATACTTGTGTCGGATTCGATAGTTGGCTTCGAGGTCGTCGAGTAGTTCGTTGACCGTGACTTTCTCTGATGACGGGCCAACGAACTTCCGGGCGCCGATCTCATCAGCGAACACCTGCTTCAGTCGGTTGCGGAGATATTTCTGCGCCTTCTTTTCTTCGATTTCTCCCGTTGACTCTCTGATGCGCTTGCCGTGCAGGTTGTAAGAACACCAGTAGTGCGGGCTCTTCTTTTCCCGGTAGACGAACCCATCGCCCCACATAAGCCCTGCTCCCTAGCTCTCGTTGGCAATCGAATCTTTGATGTACTTCTCGATCCCGCGCAGCGAAAATTTGACCTTGCGGCCCAGCCGCACAACAAACGGCAACGTGTTGGTGCGAGTGTACAGCCAATCCTTGGATACTCCAAGTTTCTCTGCAGCACCTTCCGCATCCAGCAGCTCGTCGTTGAATTCTTGTGTCTTTTCTGCGCCCAGGAGCCGAGCAGCCAGCGTTGACTGTGCCGCTGCCATTTGAGCTATGAGCGCCGGGACGGTTTCCAGCGGAAGTTTTAACAATCGGTCCTGATCTAATACGTTCGTCGGCATGCTACTTGCTCCCATCTCAAAGTTGTTTTATCCACTCACAAGGCCCTGCGCTGTAGGGCAGGTACAACGGATGACAGGGCTCGCCGCTTTTGGCCAGCCTCAAAACGTGCAGCGGCTTGCCCAGGTGCCGCAGCATTGTGGTTACAAAATCCGATCTGCCGGCCTGGGCGCCATGATTGCCCCAGGCACAGATGATCAGATCCGCATCAAACGCGCACCTGACCAGGAACTCGTCATTTTGCGGTCCAACAGGGTCAACGACAGATCTGAGGGCGCGCGGATCGGTTGCTCTCAGAGCGAAGAGATTTGTGACGATTAGGCGATCGAAGCCCCAGGCGGCCACCCGCCTCTGGCAGCGCTCGACGGTCGGACCGTTTGCGTACTCATTTGCGGTGCTCGGATTCAGCATCACGAAATTCACGGCTCGGCCGGCCTCGCCCCAATGGCGTGTGAGCGTGTATCGATAGATCCGGTCCTTGCTGAAATTCGCCCTCGAGCGGCAGAACAGGGTTGACGGTTTCATTTGCCACTCTTCCTTGGAAACGGGATGACCTCCCCCGGCGTCGAGATCTTGCGCCGGTGCTGCTCCATCATTTCGCAGGTGAGTTCGAAGATGTACTCGGCAAGCGAGGACGCGCTGAACAGGTTTGCACCACCGCCGCCGTTCATGGCAAGCACGGCGGCATTCCGGGCTTCCGCAAAGTACTTGTCCCATCGCTCGGGGTTTTCAGCTATGTACCGCTTCAACTCTTCGTCCATGTGCGTTCCTTTTGGGCAAGTCCCGGAACAACCGGAGACTTGCCCAAAGCTCGTCAGTGCGAACCGGCATGATCGGCAGGGCCTGATTTCGGCGCATCACCGTTGCGACGGGGCATCATCAATGGAGCCTGCTGCGGCACATCATGCGATTCAAAATCGTCATCTTCAGTTGCGGGGTAGCCGGCGCCAAACTCGGCCTCCATCGCAGCCGCAATCACGGGCGGCAGCTCGATGTTGTCCGCCTGCGGATCGATCACGTCCATGGCAGGAGGCAGCTCCTTCGGCGCCGGTCTGACCGGCAGCTCTCCGCGGAAGTTTCGAACGTGCTCCAAGAGGTTCTTGCGAAGTGTAGCGGCATCCTTGTCTGGGAACTCAAGGTGAACGCCATACTGAGTCGCCGGCTTGCCGTTGTGCGACGTTCGGTACGGTCGGACGATCATCTTGAGAGGGATTCCGGCAATGTGTCCGTCCGTCAGCCCTCGGAACATCTCAATATTCGAGTGAAGCTGGGAGACCGACCTGAATCCGGTCGTATCGAAATACGCACTGCCTCCGAAGCTTACCCTGGAAAGCAATTGAAACAACAGGCGGCCATGCGGCTTGCATGGCGGCGGGTTGTCGTCGTTGGCTTGCGCATACGGACAGCCCATCACCCGGCACTGGTTGATGACAGGGAAGTAACGCTCGCCGGCCCTCTTCGCCTCCTCGGCCAGCCGCTTCTCTTCTTCAGTCCGGGCCGCCGATAAAACACGCATAGCGTTCATGCCGTCGCCGAAGCACTTGCGTTCGGCTGCCGTCCACATTTCGTAGGCGTACTCGAACGGTTCTTCCCGGAAGAAGACAATGTCGATCTCCGTGGGCGTCGGCCCGTGTGCTTCGATAGCGTCAAAGTCGGGCTCGAACATACCTTGGGGGCTGATCCTGGTAAAAATGAAGTATGGGAGCTTTTGCGGATACCGGCGCTC
This genomic window from Terriglobia bacterium contains:
- a CDS encoding VCBS repeat-containing protein, encoding MEQAEFHPNGYLRQRYLAIFLYCIGCFRAQCLAQTVPDFTLHVAIDAAANAHIVAADFNGDKLADLAIADLSGNEYGGLTIMLGRRDRTFESPMKVNSATSSWTLSAADFNNDAKLDLVGGHQMLLGNGDGTFQNPLAFDGGLYRLVADLNQDGNSDLVICGGNSTQVRVLLGNGDGSFQPDTTVVFPYEVASLAAGDFNGDHKCDLAAVSNYNYYFVLLGNGDGTFQNVISTSITSLNATSIAAADFNQDGRDDLALFGGTLVILMAKGDGTFQAPKAYQASDWCVFADFNHDGNIDIAASGGSCVSVYLGSVNGTFTYVGIYELGQNDGGGHGIVTAAADFDGDGNWDLASPATGGGIASVLFGNGDGTFHVPSSYGGAAPINSLELADFNHDGVPDFVITASMKGDLAVILGDGDGTFQTATGHIRVPTFGYQVEGLAVGDVDQDGVMDVVGTSQRKVIVFHANGNGTLNESFSYDFGLSSFYLSRPVLCDLNGDGLLDIAVSDFSNRTVSVWLGNGDGTFQDALHFPSQPVGSTMVGRVFTGSLSKGDFDGDGHLDLVEASHYGITVMLGNGDGSLKPPVKVQSVQGQAVRVADFNEDGKDDLAFTYPPAPDSFFGPGALAIMQSIGDGRFVSRGSYETAMGRSNLLAEDINCDGKADIVF
- a CDS encoding helix-turn-helix domain-containing protein — encoded protein: MPTNVLDQDRLLKLPLETVPALIAQMAAAQSTLAARLLGAEKTQEFNDELLDAEGAAEKLGVSKDWLYTRTNTLPFVVRLGRKVKFSLRGIEKYIKDSIANES
- a CDS encoding DUF1643 domain-containing protein encodes the protein MKPSTLFCRSRANFSKDRIYRYTLTRHWGEAGRAVNFVMLNPSTANEYANGPTVERCQRRVAAWGFDRLIVTNLFALRATDPRALRSVVDPVGPQNDEFLVRCAFDADLIICAWGNHGAQAGRSDFVTTMLRHLGKPLHVLRLAKSGEPCHPLYLPYSAGPCEWIKQL
- a CDS encoding site-specific integrase; the protein is MWGDGFVYREKKSPHYWCSYNLHGKRIRESTGEIEEKKAQKYLRNRLKQVFADEIGARKFVGPSSEKVTVNELLDDLEANYRIRHKYRPQVASHFKVIRESLGTLRAKSLTDTAIDKWIAALQKTCSRLRRLSPEERELHKCGEQCKPYEPATINRYTQILGQALSFGVKKIGEAPRITCLDEQNARQGFFEYGEFLEVHKYLPEDLRDYVHFDFLCGWRKGEVSNLRWDMIDTDGRLLKLPGRFSKNGKPRKIPLQGELWEIIKRRAEKRKIKMPSGEVFICPYVFFRKHGRGIPGSWRKIGEFRKSWKGACEQAKVSDKIFHDFRRTAARNLVRAGISEKVAMLITGHRSRSIFERYNITSDEDLIDAVEKVGRHVAKLAAREAERRKEAAKFEDKKDA